A region of Paenibacillus thiaminolyticus DNA encodes the following proteins:
- a CDS encoding divergent polysaccharide deacetylase family protein, giving the protein MIRHPLVKSGFRYLIMLALIVCLLPGTATAGPEKTAVIVIDDFGNNSRGTQEVMDLPFKVTAAVMPFLKHTKSDAERAHAAGHEVIVHMPMEALGGKKAWLGPGAITTDLSEDEIRKRVHAAIDNVPHAVGMNNHMGSKVTVDPRVMRVILEVCKERGLYFLDSHTNFRSIVSKVAKEVNIPSLENHIFLDDIHKSSAIKKQFMLMRQHLTNHNVCIAIGHVGSAGHITAAIVKEQMLQMSQEQITFKKVSEVLPPSIPAIPHP; this is encoded by the coding sequence ATGATACGACACCCATTAGTGAAATCAGGCTTCCGGTACCTTATCATGCTGGCGCTCATTGTCTGTCTGCTGCCCGGAACGGCGACGGCCGGACCCGAGAAAACGGCTGTCATCGTAATCGATGATTTCGGCAATAACAGCCGCGGCACTCAGGAGGTTATGGACCTGCCCTTCAAGGTTACCGCCGCTGTGATGCCTTTTTTGAAGCATACGAAGAGCGACGCGGAGCGGGCGCATGCGGCTGGTCACGAAGTCATTGTACACATGCCGATGGAGGCGCTGGGAGGCAAAAAAGCGTGGCTCGGACCGGGAGCGATTACAACGGATTTAAGTGAGGACGAGATTCGCAAGCGGGTGCATGCCGCGATCGACAACGTGCCCCATGCGGTCGGAATGAACAATCATATGGGCTCCAAGGTGACGGTGGATCCGAGAGTGATGCGGGTCATATTGGAAGTGTGCAAGGAACGGGGCCTTTATTTCCTGGATAGCCATACGAACTTTCGGAGCATCGTGTCCAAAGTGGCGAAAGAGGTGAATATCCCCTCGTTGGAGAACCATATCTTCCTCGACGATATTCATAAATCGTCGGCGATTAAGAAGCAGTTCATGCTGATGCGGCAGCATCTGACAAACCATAATGTATGCATTGCCATTGGTCATGTCGGAAGCGCGGGGCATATTACGGCAGCCATCGTGAAGGAGCAGATGCTCCAGATGAGCCAGGAACAGATTACATTCAAAAAAGTATCGGAGGTCCTTCCGCCATCCATTCCCGCCATCCCGCATCCTTAG